The Pseudomonas parafulva genome window below encodes:
- a CDS encoding YceH family protein, with the protein MSEHESTGEGRFNGIEIRILGSLIEKQATSPESYPLTLNALVLACNQKTSREPVMSLSTGQVGQALRALEGQGMTRLQMGSRADRWEHRVDKALELVPAQQVLMGLMFLRGPQTANELLTRSSRLHDFEELEQVQHQLERLVSRGLALHLPRQAGQREDRYTHALGDPAEVDAILAVRQQDSGMRGTPAAATEERIDALEARIAELEARLALLEG; encoded by the coding sequence ATGTCAGAACATGAAAGCACAGGCGAAGGCCGCTTCAACGGCATCGAGATCCGTATCCTCGGCTCGCTGATCGAGAAGCAGGCCACCAGCCCTGAGAGCTACCCGCTGACGCTCAACGCGTTGGTCCTGGCCTGCAACCAGAAGACCAGCCGCGAGCCGGTGATGAGCCTGTCTACCGGCCAAGTGGGCCAGGCCCTGCGGGCACTCGAAGGGCAAGGCATGACTCGCCTGCAGATGGGCAGCCGGGCAGACCGCTGGGAGCACCGGGTGGACAAGGCCCTGGAACTGGTTCCGGCCCAGCAGGTGCTGATGGGGCTGATGTTTCTGCGCGGACCGCAAACCGCCAACGAGCTGCTGACCCGCAGCAGTCGGCTTCATGACTTCGAAGAGCTTGAGCAGGTTCAGCATCAACTGGAGCGCTTGGTGTCACGCGGTCTGGCATTGCATCTACCACGCCAGGCAGGACAACGCGAGGACCGTTACACCCATGCCTTGGGCGATCCTGCGGAGGTGGACGCGATTCTCGCAGTACGCCAGCAGGACAGTGGAATGCGCGGCACTCCTGCGGCCGCAACCGAAGAACGTATAGACGCACTGGAAGCCCGAATTGCCGAACTGGAAGCGCGCCTGGCGCTGCTCGAAGGCTGA
- the ahpF gene encoding alkyl hydroperoxide reductase subunit F → MLDATLKSQLKTYLERVTQPIEIVASLDDGAKSREMHDLLVEIAGLSNLITLREDGSDARRPSFSLNRPGGDISLRFAGIPMGHEFTSLVLALLQVGGHPSKASAEVIEQIKALEGDFTFETYFSLSCQNCPDVVQALNLMAVLNPNIRHVAIDGALFQGEVESRKIMAVPSVYLNGEVFGQGRMGLEEILGKIDTNAGSRQAEKINAKDAFDVLVVGGGPAGAAAAIYAARKGIRTGVAAERFGGQVLDTLAIENFISVQETEGPKLATALEEHVKQYDVDIMNLQRGDALIPASEGGLHEVRLASGASLKAKTVILATGARWREMNVPGEQEYRARGVAYCPHCDGPLFKGKRVAVIGGGNSGVEAAIDLAGIVAQVTLIEFDSQLRADAVLQRKLHSLPNVKVITSALTTEVLGNGEKVTGLRYKDRTTELVHELALEGIFVQIGLLPNTDWLRGTVELSPRGEIIVDAKGQTSIPGVFAAGDVTTVPYKQIVIAVGEGAKASLAAFDHLIRTSAPA, encoded by the coding sequence ATGTTGGACGCCACGCTTAAATCGCAACTGAAAACCTACCTGGAGCGGGTCACCCAGCCGATCGAGATCGTTGCCTCCCTCGACGACGGGGCGAAATCCCGAGAAATGCACGACCTGCTGGTTGAAATCGCCGGCCTGTCGAACCTCATCACTCTGCGCGAGGACGGCAGCGATGCTCGTCGCCCTTCGTTCTCGCTCAACCGCCCAGGGGGCGATATCAGCCTGCGCTTCGCCGGCATCCCGATGGGTCACGAATTCACCTCCCTGGTGCTGGCGCTGCTGCAAGTTGGCGGCCACCCCTCCAAGGCCAGTGCCGAAGTGATCGAACAGATCAAGGCGCTGGAGGGCGATTTCACCTTTGAAACCTACTTCTCGTTGTCGTGCCAGAACTGCCCGGATGTGGTCCAGGCGCTGAACTTGATGGCGGTGCTCAATCCCAACATCCGCCACGTCGCCATCGACGGTGCGCTGTTCCAGGGCGAAGTCGAATCGCGCAAGATCATGGCAGTGCCCAGCGTCTACCTCAACGGTGAGGTGTTCGGCCAGGGTCGTATGGGCCTGGAGGAAATCCTTGGCAAGATCGACACCAATGCCGGTAGTCGTCAGGCCGAGAAAATCAACGCTAAAGATGCTTTCGATGTATTGGTGGTCGGTGGTGGTCCTGCCGGCGCGGCCGCAGCCATCTACGCCGCGCGTAAAGGTATTCGCACCGGCGTGGCTGCAGAGCGCTTCGGCGGTCAGGTCCTCGACACCTTGGCGATCGAGAACTTCATTTCCGTTCAGGAAACCGAAGGGCCAAAACTGGCCACTGCACTGGAAGAACACGTCAAGCAATACGACGTCGACATCATGAACCTGCAGCGTGGCGACGCGCTGATTCCTGCCAGTGAGGGTGGGCTGCACGAGGTGCGTCTGGCCAGCGGTGCCTCGCTCAAGGCCAAGACGGTGATTCTGGCCACTGGCGCACGCTGGCGTGAGATGAATGTGCCGGGCGAGCAGGAGTACCGAGCCCGTGGTGTGGCTTACTGCCCGCACTGCGACGGCCCGTTGTTCAAGGGCAAGCGTGTGGCGGTCATTGGTGGTGGCAACTCGGGTGTGGAGGCGGCCATCGACCTGGCCGGTATCGTCGCCCAGGTGACGCTGATCGAATTCGACAGCCAATTGCGCGCCGACGCTGTGTTGCAGCGCAAGTTGCACAGTCTGCCAAACGTCAAGGTCATCACCAGCGCGCTGACCACCGAGGTGCTGGGCAACGGTGAGAAAGTCACGGGGTTGCGCTACAAGGATCGCACCACCGAGCTGGTCCACGAGCTAGCGCTGGAAGGCATCTTTGTACAGATCGGTCTGCTGCCGAACACCGATTGGCTCAGAGGGACCGTCGAGCTGTCGCCGCGTGGCGAGATCATTGTCGATGCGAAAGGGCAGACCAGCATCCCTGGCGTATTTGCAGCCGGTGATGTGACCACCGTGCCGTACAAGCAGATCGTCATTGCCGTGGGCGAGGGCGCCAAGGCCTCGCTGGCTGCTTTCGATCACCTGATTCGTACGTCCGCACCGGCGTAA
- the ahpC gene encoding alkyl hydroperoxide reductase subunit C — MPIINSQVKPFNATAYHKGEFVQVSEADLKGKWSVVFFYPADFTFVCPTELGDLADNYAEFQKLGVEIYGVSTDTHFTHKAWHDTSDTIGKIQYPLIGDPTHLISRNFDVLIEEAGLADRGTFVINPEGQIKIVELNDGGVGRDATELLRKVKAAQYVAAHPGEVCPAKWKEGEATLAPSLDLVGKI; from the coding sequence ATGCCAATCATCAACAGCCAGGTCAAGCCGTTCAACGCCACTGCCTACCACAAGGGCGAGTTCGTGCAGGTCAGCGAAGCCGACCTCAAGGGCAAATGGTCCGTCGTATTCTTCTACCCAGCCGACTTCACCTTTGTCTGCCCAACCGAACTGGGTGACCTCGCCGACAACTACGCCGAGTTCCAGAAGCTGGGCGTGGAAATCTACGGCGTATCCACCGACACCCACTTCACCCACAAGGCCTGGCACGACACTTCGGACACCATCGGCAAGATCCAGTATCCGCTGATCGGTGACCCGACCCACCTCATCTCGCGCAACTTCGATGTGCTGATCGAAGAAGCCGGTCTGGCAGATCGCGGTACTTTCGTCATCAACCCGGAAGGCCAGATCAAAATCGTCGAGCTGAACGATGGCGGCGTTGGTCGCGATGCGACCGAGCTGCTGCGCAAGGTCAAGGCTGCCCAGTACGTAGCCGCTCACCCAGGCGAAGTCTGCCCGGCCAAGTGGAAAGAAGGCGAGGCCACCCTGGCACCTTCGCTGGACCTGGTCGGCAAGATCTAA
- a CDS encoding fimbria/pilus outer membrane usher protein, with product MSVTGMVAELGAAVEFDAGLLRGGSTLDVSRYQISAGVPEGDYTLDVLLNQQWVGRRAISLRVFDPSGQAVPCYDQALLDSLGLDMTQLAPRPLKALAQAGSCVALSSLMLLASEDLDFGALRLSLDIAQSALRRQPQDHLPVETWDPGVTAGFVDYRFNVHEQHDLRHGQRSRQGYLGLHLGLNTGSWYWRHEGSARASAGGAAHYRAGATSVRHDIPTWGAQVTLGDSYAAGEVFDSSPLRGVSLSSDERMLPRSQRGFAPVVRGVANSTALLSIRQRGALLHETTVPPGPFEVDDLPASGLNDDLEVTLRESDGSVRRFTVPYQAAPLALREGASRLDFSAGVWRDDVGRTGPGHVQGSWQQGLNNVFSVHGGAWIAEGYQAGALGAAINSPVGAVGLTGYHARSAAARRRPVQGQALRLNWRQRIAPTATDLSASLTQRHNAHYSTFNEFARAAGSGRPGMSQRWRAALGIHQRLSGGGRLSLSASGGERWADTASNSEYSVGYHHHLGSLSYGLTLAREYRGIGGQSNALRLTMSLPLGEQRRGSLSSSLNRDSEGRGSTNLRWSATAGEAGQWGYGLSAMQQAGAGGGAGLDANLLHRSSAGEWTAALAQHPGSRQLALGARGAVVGHAGGVMLSQSLGESFAIVHAPHAHAAAIQQHPSVRLDARGFAVVPSLSPYSVNTVELDPQGMSRDVELQVSGQSVIPRSGAATLLSYPTRSGRLRVLEARDGHGNVLPFGAQVFDAEGVEVGLVGQGSRLHIRLPDEQGRVWVSWGTGAEESCWLEVSDGSDAHCVAVQADS from the coding sequence TTGAGTGTCACAGGCATGGTGGCCGAACTCGGTGCTGCGGTGGAATTCGACGCGGGGCTTCTGCGCGGTGGCAGCACCCTGGATGTGAGCCGCTATCAGATCAGCGCTGGGGTGCCCGAAGGCGACTACACCCTGGACGTCTTGCTCAATCAACAATGGGTCGGGCGTCGCGCGATTTCCCTGAGGGTCTTCGATCCGTCAGGCCAGGCCGTGCCGTGTTACGACCAGGCGCTACTCGACAGCCTGGGGCTGGACATGACCCAGCTGGCGCCTCGCCCGCTCAAGGCGTTGGCGCAGGCGGGCAGTTGCGTGGCGCTGTCTTCGCTCATGCTGCTCGCCAGTGAAGACCTGGATTTTGGCGCCCTGCGGTTGAGCCTGGATATCGCTCAGTCGGCTTTGCGACGCCAGCCCCAGGATCACCTGCCGGTGGAAACCTGGGACCCGGGTGTGACCGCGGGCTTTGTCGACTATCGATTCAATGTCCACGAACAGCACGACCTTCGCCATGGCCAGCGCAGCCGACAAGGCTACCTTGGCCTGCACCTCGGTTTGAATACGGGATCCTGGTACTGGCGTCACGAGGGCAGTGCCCGTGCGAGCGCGGGTGGCGCGGCGCACTACCGCGCGGGGGCGACGTCGGTGCGGCACGACATACCGACGTGGGGGGCTCAGGTTACGCTGGGCGACAGTTACGCGGCAGGGGAGGTCTTCGACAGTAGCCCCCTGCGTGGCGTGAGTCTTTCCAGCGATGAGCGCATGCTGCCCAGGTCGCAGCGCGGTTTCGCTCCAGTGGTACGGGGTGTGGCCAACAGCACGGCGCTGCTGAGCATCCGTCAGCGGGGCGCACTGCTGCACGAAACGACGGTCCCCCCAGGGCCTTTCGAGGTGGACGACCTACCTGCCAGTGGCCTCAACGACGACCTCGAGGTAACCCTGCGCGAATCTGACGGCAGCGTGCGACGATTCACCGTGCCCTATCAAGCCGCGCCACTGGCGTTGCGTGAAGGCGCCAGCCGTCTGGATTTCAGTGCAGGTGTATGGCGCGACGATGTGGGGCGTACTGGCCCGGGTCATGTTCAAGGCAGTTGGCAGCAGGGCCTGAACAACGTTTTCAGCGTGCATGGCGGTGCCTGGATAGCTGAAGGCTATCAGGCCGGCGCATTGGGCGCCGCGATCAACAGCCCTGTCGGTGCCGTTGGTTTGACCGGCTATCACGCGCGCAGTGCTGCAGCGCGTCGCCGCCCAGTCCAGGGGCAAGCGCTACGCCTGAACTGGCGCCAGCGCATCGCGCCGACTGCCACGGACCTGAGTGCCAGCCTTACCCAGCGCCATAACGCGCATTACTCCACTTTCAACGAATTCGCGCGGGCTGCTGGCTCCGGCCGTCCAGGCATGAGCCAGCGATGGCGTGCAGCGCTGGGCATTCATCAGCGCCTGTCCGGTGGGGGGCGCCTGAGCCTGAGCGCCAGCGGCGGTGAGCGCTGGGCGGATACTGCGAGCAACAGCGAGTACAGCGTGGGTTATCACCATCATCTGGGATCGCTCTCCTACGGTCTGACGCTCGCGCGCGAGTACCGGGGTATCGGCGGCCAATCGAATGCGCTGAGGCTGACGATGAGCCTGCCGCTTGGCGAGCAGCGGCGAGGTTCGCTGAGCAGCAGCTTGAATCGGGACTCCGAGGGTCGAGGGTCCACCAACCTGCGCTGGAGTGCCACTGCCGGGGAGGCGGGGCAGTGGGGCTATGGACTGTCCGCTATGCAACAGGCAGGTGCTGGAGGTGGGGCGGGCCTGGATGCCAACCTGCTGCACCGCAGTTCGGCTGGAGAGTGGACGGCGGCATTGGCGCAACACCCGGGGTCGCGGCAGCTAGCGCTGGGTGCGCGTGGCGCCGTGGTGGGCCATGCGGGTGGTGTGATGCTGTCGCAGTCGTTGGGTGAAAGCTTCGCGATCGTTCATGCCCCCCATGCTCATGCTGCGGCTATTCAGCAGCATCCCAGTGTACGGCTCGACGCCCGAGGCTTTGCGGTGGTGCCGTCATTGAGTCCCTATAGCGTCAACACCGTCGAGCTCGACCCCCAAGGCATGTCTCGGGACGTCGAGTTGCAGGTCAGCGGCCAGTCGGTCATTCCCCGCTCGGGCGCCGCGACCTTGCTGAGCTACCCGACGCGCAGTGGCCGTTTGCGTGTGCTGGAGGCTCGCGACGGGCATGGCAACGTGTTGCCATTCGGGGCTCAGGTATTCGATGCAGAGGGTGTGGAAGTGGGCCTGGTTGGGCAGGGCAGCCGACTGCATATTCGCTTGCCGGACGAGCAGGGGCGGGTCTGGGTTTCTTGGGGCACTGGCGCCGAAGAATCTTGCTGGCTGGAAGTGAGCGATGGAAGTGATGCCCACTGTGTCGCCGTTCAGGCCGATTCATAG